In one Silene latifolia isolate original U9 population chromosome 10, ASM4854445v1, whole genome shotgun sequence genomic region, the following are encoded:
- the LOC141607527 gene encoding uncharacterized protein LOC141607527 — MVTKKGIEANPEQIKAILELQSPKFVKDIQKLTGRIAALKKFISKSSKRCKMAKWPVQLSTYDITFESRTTIKSQALVDFVADFSLNLESDFSKEANQLENKISYQEWILFTDGESIVRTGLGLVIKSPQGDIIAQAVSCEFKATNNKAEYKALITRLKVSLDLGVQNLKIKTDSLLIVNQIKGTYTEKDVKMILYLEYVKNLCAKFHSFDIEQISTDPNTQSDAQASLGSNFTPVIFDKLPIIHLLKPTTSKPEQVNPVNTDNDSWTRPYYDWF; from the exons atggtgacaaagaaAGGAATTGAGGCCAACCCTGAACAAATAAAAGCTATACTGGAATTGCAGTCGCCCAAATTTGTCAAGGACATTCAGAAATTAACAGGCAGGATTGCTGCCCTAAAGAAGTTCATATCCAAATCTTCTAAAAGGT GCAAGATGGCCAAATGGCCAGTCCAGCTTAGCACCTATGATATTACCTTTGAATCCAGGACAACAATTAAATCACAAGCCTTagtagactttgtggctgatttcagccttAACCTAGAGTCAGACTTTTCCAAAGAAGCTAACCAGTTAGAAAATAAAATATCATACCAGGAATGGATCCTGTTCACAGACGGGGAATCTATTGTACGGACAGGGTTAGGTTTAGTGATAAAATCACCACAAGGGGACATAATAGCCCAGGCTGtgagttgtgagttcaaagctaccaataaTAAAGCTGAGTATAAAGCCCTCATAACAAGACTCAAGGTAAGTTTAGACCTCGGTGTCCAAAACTTAAAgataaaaactgattcacttttaattgTCAATCAAATAAAAGGAACTTATACAGAAAAGGATGTAAAAATGATTTTATATTTAGAGTATGTTAAAAACCTTTGCGCTAAGTTTCATTCATTTGATATTGAACAAATATCAACAGACCCGAATACCCAGTCTGATGCTCAGGCCAGCCttggttcaaattttacccctgtAATTTTTGATAAATTACCCATTATACATTTACTTAAACCTACCACCAGCAAGCCTGAACAGGTGAACCCTGTCAATACTGACAATGATTCATGGACTAggccttattatgattggttctaG
- the LOC141607528 gene encoding uncharacterized protein LOC141607528 — protein MCSLPDTCSNYPPTIRVTTFNFRTLAIYEIEADSFKQVTEKEVISFIRKNIIYRYEVPSEIACDNGTQFVGKRTIAFCAEWNINLVTSTPGYPKANVQAESSNKVVISCLKKKLKKRRGRWAKELPLVLWADMTTPKTSTGPIPYSLVYGREAVIPVEEKKSNFKI, from the exons ATGTGTAGCCTGCCAGATACATGCTCCAATtatccaccaaccatcagagTTACTAcattcaatttccgcaccctggctATTTATGAG ATAGAAGCTGATTCCTTCAAACAAGTCACTGAAAAAGAGGTTATATCCTTTATCAGGAAAAATATCATTTATAGATATGAAGTCCCTTCAGAAATAGCGTGTGataatggcacacaatttgtTGGAAAAAGAACCATAGCTTTCTGTGctgaatggaatatcaacctggtgacGTCAACTCCTGGCTACCCAAAAGCAAATGTTCAGGctgaatcaagcaacaaagtggTCATCAGCTGTTTGAAGAAGAAGCTAAAGAAAAGGCGTGGCAGATGGGCAAAAGagcttccattagtactatgggcagacatgaCAACTCCAAAAACATCAACTGGCCCAATACCTTATTCATTGGTGTATGGCCGTGAAGCAGTCATTCCTGTAGAAGAAAAAAAATCCAACTTTAAGATATAG